In a genomic window of Bemisia tabaci chromosome 1, PGI_BMITA_v3:
- the zfh2 gene encoding zinc finger homeobox protein 3 isoform X3 has translation MPSPSSGVATSVDSPPSSKRRKKREGGEGIMSPEDETTASPPAGLIAGREEEERRVSSPPSGSKFLDDQKTDTSIEDSSTAVTATAAMIQRGAYDDATSTDDEKDKASFASRKCPTKESFADDSWGTSDVEKFDGKIVYNPDGSAYIIEDSELSEDDAELPQIIGDGCIVDGPGVNLSQVQALPQIANAFYVSRNPALYTALYGGYANKLVHDKKIVPEAPIMHSYRVYTVRDNRGGDCNEKLEEKKQNDCSSVPVKPILMCFICKLSFGYAKSFVAHAMGDHNVVLRDDEKDILGHKNASAIIQCVGKEKEPLVSFLEPLSPVIGTATSTSTSTTTTDGKSSQLLRRSSSPGYSEAESQNVPKDPVPSAVDGSSEFDDEKVCAESLVVHQRDSSPKPVHTHNVPETLVSLPQNGSCVNMIKDNISSSSSSSSNRNNIITSVSSLSGRESSGLNCVMDLTRKSPISASAAQTGNAGGRGSSSPGASPSPGTTLSPLLSSAVPYPQPPPNFLTGTTIGVCPDHMGGRPSGVECAKCELILSSSRLGGVGGPLAGMHSRNSCKTLKCPKCNWHYKYQETLEIHMKEKHPETETSCIYCIAGQPHPRLARGETYTCGYKPYRCEVCNYSTTTKGNLSIHMQSDKHLNNMQELQNGGGGNSERLQQTPPPSQHKPTAASPVSGGAHHPGHSPISSQQSQKPKPTFRCDVCNYETNVARNLRIHMTSEKHTHNMMVLQQNVKHMQTLSAIQQSHHQQQLGFESLLHFHPGLAIPGGDKPPHAEAAMADMAYNQALLIQMMTGGQLPPHLPPELAPHMDMGLNPETMEPPPEPADPNPDHLFHCCVCNNFSTDSLEALTHHLAADRTKIREQEILAVVAGHYVCKLCTYKTNLKANFQLHCKTDKHLQRLQHVNHVKEGGPRNEWKLKYLSSPGGVQVRCHACDYYTNSAHKLQLHSAGQRHEVSSLLFRHIRESDGNVYRCNLCGFSSRARLPLLQHARSMKHLQMEQLHQLQRRSEGKEMHADISEVFQVLNQPTTDSDFEQEQKDGGSDVGSRGEREDKLDLKELNNAAAMMQFALEHQMMQQKANEEEQQQRSNSENEHACPYCNYATNSEMRLQAHVLAQHQSDRPQSAASSCSNSPSKDFLCPLCQDSFKDKVQLEKHVMQIHSVNSEGLQRLLMLVDQSHWLNSTARPSSQQLTPPGHHLSPSSVASSGSKDLEKHSETNSRCDPDDRDESHNLSSSEDQCDSDENRCHTCSKNFRNLDELYTHQNESGHLEIKQTPSGPGYLCWKKGCNQYFPSANSLQMHFREIHSTMSRSGSLGQNSVSTVSISEKHVYKYRCNQCSLAFKTMEKLQLHSQYHLIRDATKCVLCGRSFRSISALHKHVESSHTELSEDELNAYKQSLMNNPLILANISGQVLDPSTNELLKKESMRGEEEMEVDESPCKESGEDGGPGNDGENSDDSIIYKEQQFLEDYLNSQAIAEDTYNDPNRKYKCHRCKVAFTRQGYLTSHNKTLLHRKGEKLSYPMEKYLDPNRPYKCDVCKESFTQKNILLVHYNSVSHLHKLKRAMQEQQNNNNNNNNNNNNNINSAAISPHAAAAALAASLGVSPPASLLLAQKANLISEDDDKKPFKCNICKVAYTQGSNLDIHLRSVLHQTRASKLQDLALSGQIDLSKPLIEQPEPQKVQDQHKKLMQDILSIASSPKQQTSPSPGSGVANQVPSPNQGINIVPSTAASSATSVPTSLTNSSPTNQTSVIPSSPSKHGMLSCQRCSALFANQDQLNTHQQLYCLFGSPMSMFHPLPTPPHSSANTTLQSPRQTPPPMPLTPFSDEPLTRIIQAKKSSHMYKHLLESFGFDLVMQFNENHQRRQKKEKEENEKLLAELNAANAANAEQEAEVKVEEDVKEVDMPSETKIDDDVKQENDPSTVTNLPEVSKSTCQHCDKEFSSVWVLKAHCEEVHKDLVPLDFLEKYALQIKNEYEKKVVPTTSTPPSTTTTSSVMNTPSTISSGAVTTSSPDITPEKDLDDSKEELQAKLTPKESQHSTSQLENPNAPSTPTAPSTPASSTDSIPPNMNASTPSSQGGPMPMNIAQQMNEMQAALNAMAASQLQQQLQQFNPMMMGMAGLGMGLPLGLNMPALAAMNLQPPLVPMMMPPPPFEPMVGGQNPLFSPATDASSLMAKQQQQLLQHQQQAAQATANASQQKRARTRITDDQLKILRAHFDINNSPSEEQIHEMAAQSGLPPKVIKHWFRNTLFKERQRNKDSPYNFNNPPSTTLNLEEYEKTGEAKVMPLPSAEKFTNEETNPVNKVADAPKEQSSARSCTPNPPTSASQGKRKQQQSQQMPNSSNFLPQSLQQVIKKEPADIKIEPEDDFHKSMDFQHGKMVPLNLESLEKHQSEAQSLFDAKSPLNFQQNFREHHRDSPPLSPSMSERLNMSMASSGGRSSPENLTLTSIINSQLGPNAITTSHANSTTMTVSSANNMLPPKIAPSNFTSPNQLQTSPNPGAMVPAARSLSPARSLGSNDCFNPSLLSGVGGNSNGSNSSSGSTGKRANRTRFTDYQIKVLQEFFENNAYPKDDDLEYLSKLLTLSPRVIVVWFQNARQKARKVYENQPPVELSPGLDETGAGRFQRTPGLNYQCKKCLLVFQRYYELIRHQKTHCFKEEDAKRSAQAQAAAAQIAAVLSSEDSNSSTVEQNQQSQQLRETATSSNPPTPAAPTTPTPSLSMYPPSPAPPSTPTPENKDTSFQCDNCNLVFPRFELWREHQLVHIMNPNLFPSYPPDSPFGILQQHAQMQQQQQQQQQQQQHQQQQQQNQQQSQQHQSPSPAQQNPNMMVPGFDQSVNQTSPSPHPFLSMLNASKRKFEEYDFMCDRDGEQPKDKRLRTTILPEQLDYLYQKYQVESNPSRKMLENIAREVGLKKRVVQVWFQNTRARERKGQFRAHSQVINKRCPFCPALFKVKSALESHLTTKHPEQCGRGEINIDSLPDEELSVDSAQSFQNNQMNELSSKFEGAQNMVPPMFQGGADMENFKKYYEESVKRYISELQSHQLQNGGPITENLRKGDGETTVTGETPLDLSKPVDLSRPLKMSFDERHGDNDMSDDDSMSETTDFMDGDESNPVSPASSTQSNQMNKSGTVNNSKRYRTQMTSLQVKVMKSLFSDYKTPTMSECEMLGREIGLPKRVIQVWFQNARAKEKKYKLATGKTNEEEDGQKAAEECKFCQFKYSHKYSVQDHIFTKKHIDMVKAYLEARLSQKELNSGHVSDGEFTIPPAPDSAVNHNNNSSSPNQQQLAQLQILQMSQAMALAAAKDPSSLTPEDVALLHQLYGLGLPQGLPLHPALISAAVYDQYQAMGIISNSKQQAQGAADTSASGATGEDVATLGATRGPPSRSSSSALKRFRKSSTAPSRTQVFLK, from the exons ATGCCCTCTCCCagcagcggcgtcgcgacgtcAGTAGACAGCCCGCCGTCCAGCAAGAGACGGAAGAAACGCGAGGGGGGAGAAGGGATCATGAGTCCTGAAGACGAAACGACGGCCTCGCCCCCGGCTGGCCTCATCGCTggaagagaagaggaagaacgAAGAGTCTCTTCACCACCGTCCGGTAGTAAGTTCCTTGATGACCAAAAAACTGATACTAGCATAGAAGACAGCTCGACGGCGGTGACGGCGACGGCCGCCATGATTCAACGCGGTGCCTACGACGACGCCACCTCGACGGACGACGAGAAGGACAAGGCCTCGTTTGCCTCCCGTAAGTGTCCAACGAAGGAGTCCTTCGCCGACGATTCGTGGGGCACCAGCGACGTTGAGAAATTTGACGGTAAGATAGTCTACAACCCGGACGGTTCTGCCTACATCATCGAGGACAGCGAACTCAGTGAAGATGACGCCGAGCTACCCCAGATCATCGGGGACGGTTGCATCGTCGACGGACCCGGTGTAAATCTCTCTCAGGTGCAAGCTTTGCCGCAGATAGCCAATGCGTTCTATGTGTCTAGGAATCCAGCTCTGTACACGGCACTCTACGGAGGCTATGCGAACAAGCTAGTGCACGACAAAAAGATAGTTCCTGAAGCGCCGATAATGCACAGTTATCGGGTGTACACAGTTCGAGACAACCGGGGCGGCGATTGCAACGAGAAGCTCGAAGAAAAGAAGCAGAACGACTGTTCTTCTGTTCCTGTTAAACCTATTCTAATGTGTTTTATTTGTAAGCTGTCTTTTGGGTACGCCAAGTCTTTCGTAGCCCACGCTATGGGCGACCATAACGTTGTGCTGAGGGATGACGAGAAGGATATTCTCGGTCACAAGAATGCGTCGGCCATCATTCAGTGtgtaggaaaagaaaaagaacctCTAGTCTCATTTCTGGAACCTTTGTCACCCGTCATAGGAACGGCGACTTCGACTTCGACGTCAACGACTACGACGGATGGGAAATCGAGCCAGCTATTACGTAGGTCATCTTCTCCTGGTTACAGTGAAGCAGAATCTCAAAATGTTCCTAAAGACCCGGTGCCGAGCGCGGTGGACGGTTCCTCGGAGTTTGATGATGAAAAAGTGTGCGCGGAAAGTTTAGTGGTGCATCAACGTGATTCATCGCCAAAACCTGTCCATACTCATAATGTTCCTGAGACGTTAGTCTCCCTACCTCAAAACGGTAGTTGTGTTAATATGATTAAAGATAATATTTCAAGTAGCAGTAGTTCAAGTAGTAATAGGAACAATATCATTACAAGTGTTAGTAGTCTGAGCGGTAGAGAATCTAGCGGACTCAATTGCGTGATGGACTTAACGCGGAAGAGTCCAATTTCGGCGTCTGCCGCACAGACCGGAAATGCCGGTGGCAGGGGAAGCAGCTCGCCGGGCGCAAGTCCTTCACCGGGTACAACTCTTAGTCCATTACTTTCGTCTGCAGTGCCCTATCCCCAGCCACCCCCGAATTTCCTCACCGGCACAACAATAGGCGTGTGTCCGGACCATATGGGTGGCAGACCCAGTGGCGTCGAGTGCGCTAAATGTGAGCTCATCCTAAGTTCCTCCCGGCTCGGCGGAGTCGGCGGCCCCCTGGCCGGAATGCACTCTCGTAATTCGTGTAAAACTCTCAAATGCCCCAAGTGTAATTGGCATTACAAATATCAAGAAACTCTAGAAATCcatatgaaagaaaaacaccCTGAGACTGAAACATCCTGTATCTATTGTATAGCCGGACAGCCGCATCCGAGGTTAGCCCGAGGAGAAACCTACACCTGCGGTTACAAACCGTACAGGTGTGAAGTGTGCAATTATTCGACGACAACGAAAGGCAACTTGAGTATTCATATGCAATCTGATAAGCATTTGAACAACATGCAAGAGCTTCAGAACGGAGGTGGTGGTAATTCGGAACGGCTTCAGCAAACACCACCACCCTCGCAGCACAAACCTACTGCAGCGAGTCCAGTTTCTGGCGGCGCTCACCATCCAGGCCACTCTCCGATCAGTAGTCAGCAAAGTCAAAAGCCAAAACCGACTTTCAGGTGTGATGTTTGTAATTACGAAACAAACGTCGCCCGGAATCTGAGGATCCACATGACCAGTGAAAAGCACACCCATAACATGATGGTCTTGCAACAAAATGTAAAACATATGCAAACACTCAGTGCAATCCAACAATCACACCATCAACAGCAGCTCGGCTTTGAGTCTTTGCTACATTTCCATCCCGGCTTAGCCATTCCTGGCGGTGACAAACCACCTCATGCTGAAGCAGCAATGGCTGATATGGCATACAACCAGGCCTTACTGATCCAGATGATGACCGGTGGACAGTTGCCACCTCATCTGCCTCCTGAGTTAGCGCCTCATATGGATATGGGTTTGAACCCTGAAACAATGGAGCCTCCTCCTGAACCTGCGGACCCGAACCCGGATCATTTGTTCCATTGTTGTGTGTGCAataatttttcaacggattCCTTAGAGGCGCTCACTCACCATTTAGCTGCTGATCGTACGAAAATTCGAGAGCAAGAAATACTCGCAGTTGTTGCTGGGCATTACGTCTGTAAACTCTGCACTTACAAGACGAATTTGAAAGCAAACTTCCAGCTCCATTGTAAGACGGACAAGCATTTGCAGAGATTGCAACATGTGAACCATGTGAAAGAAGGGGGTCCAAGAAACGAATGGAAACTGAAGTACTTGTCGTCTCCCGGAGGAGTTCAAGTACGGTGTCATGCCTGTGATTATTACACAAACAGTGCACATAAATTACAGCTTCATTCCGCCGGTCAGAGGCACGAAGTTAGCAGTTTACTGTTCAGACATATCCGTGAAAGTGACGGCAACGTATATCGGTGTAACTTATGCGGATTTTCTTCAAGAGCTAGGTTACCTCTTCTTCAACACGCCCGCTCTATGAAACATCTGCAGATGGAGCAGCTTCATCAGCTTCAGAGACGGAGTGAGGGAAAAGAAATGCATGCAGATATTAGCGAAGTCTTCCAAGTTCTAAATCAACCAACAACTGACTCAGATTTCGAACAAG AGCAAAAAGATGGAGGAAGTGACGTGGGAAGCAGAGGGGAGAGAGAGGACAAACTAGACTTGAAGGAATTGAACAACGCAGCAGCAATGATGCAGTTTGCTTTAGAACACCAAATGATGCAGCAAAAAGCGAACGAAGAAGAACAACAGCAGCGGTCCAACTCAGAAAATGAGCATGCGTGCCCGTACTGCAATTATGCAACAAATTCGGAAATGCGTCTGCAAGCTCATGTTTTAGCCCAACATCAATCAGATCGACCTCAGTCAGCAGCATCTTCGTGCTCGAATTCTCCATCCAAGGACTTTCTTTGTCCATTGTGCCAAGATAGTTTTAAAGATAAGGTTCAACTAGAAAAACACGTCATGCAGATTCACAGCGTTAATTCTGAGGGTTTGCAAAGACTTCTGATGTTGGTCGATCAATCGCACTGGTTGAACTCCACAGCCAGGCCATCCTCACAACAGTTAACTCCACCTGGACATCACCTGAGCCCCTCTTCTGTGGCTTCGTCTGGAAGCAAAGATCTCGAGAAACATTCCGAAACAAATTCAAGGTGTGATCCTGATGACAGAGATGAATCTCATAACTTATCTTCCTCAGAGGATCAATGTGATAGCGATGAAAACCGTTGCCATACTTGCTCCAAAAATTTTCGTAATTTGGACGAGCTGTACACTCACCAAAATGAATCTGGTCACTTAGAAATCAAGCAAACTCCTTCAGGGCCCGGCTATTTGTGCTGGAAAAAAGGGTGCAATCAATATTTTCCTAGTGCTAACAGTCTGCAGATGCATTTTCGAGAAATTCACTCAACAATGTCCAGGAGTGGAAGTCTCGGTCAGAACAGTGTATCGACGGTCTCAATATCGGAGAAGCATGTGTACAAATATCGATGTAATCAGTGTAGTCTAGCTTTCAAAACTATGGAAAAGCTTCAGCTTCACTCGCAGTATCATTTGATTCGAGATGCGACCAAGTGCGTTCTATGCGGTAGAAGTTTCCGGTCAATCTCAGCGTTGCACAAGCATGTTGAGTCGTCACACACAGAATTATCGGAGGATGAACTGAATGCGTACAAGCAGAGTCTGATGAATAACCCTCTCATTTTAGCCAACATTAGTGGGCAGGTGCTTGATCCTTCAACAAATGAACTTTTGAAGAAGGAGTCGATGAGAGGTGAGGAAGAAATGGAGGTTGACGAATCTCCCTGCAAAGAATCAGGAGAAGATGGTGGCCCTGGTAACGATGGAGAAAACAGCGATGATTCTATCATTTACAAGGAGCAACAATTTTTAGAAGATTATCTCAATAGTCAAGCAATTGCTGAGGATACTTACAACGATCCAAACCGAAAATACAAGTGTCATCGGTGCAAGGTTGCATTCACTCGACAAGGTTATCTCACAAGCCATAATAAGACTTTGCTTCATCGTAAAGGTGAAAAATTAAGTTACCCCATGGAAAAGTACTTGGATCCCAACAGACCGTACAAATGTGATGTTTGCAAAGAATCATTTACGCAGAAAAACATCCTTCTAGTTCATTACAATTCAGTCAGTCATTTGCATAAATTAAAAAGGGCCATGCAAGAGCAgcaaaataataacaataacaacaacaacaataacaataataacATCAACAGCGCTGCAATATCACCACACGCTGCAGCTGCGGCTCTCGCAGCAAGCTTGGGTGTATCACCGCCAGCAAGTTTGCTCTTAGCTCAAAAAGCAAATCTCATCTCTGAGGATGACGACAAAAAACCATTCAAGTGCAACATCTGTAAAGTTGCATATACTCAAGGGTCCAATCTTGACATTCATTTGCGCTCAGTTTTGCATCAAACCAGAGCATCAAAATTACAAGATTTAGCATTAAGTGGACAAATAGATTTAAGTAAACCTCTTATTGAGCAACCGGAGCCACAAAAGGTTCAAGACCAGCATAAGAAATTGATGCAGGATATCCTTTCCATTGCATCGTCTCCTAAGCAACAAACTTCTCCGTCGCCAGGTAGTGGCGTGGCTAATCAAGTGCCATCGCCCAATCAGGGTAtaaacatagttccttctacTGCTGCCTCTTCCGCCACTTCAGTTCCTACTAGTTTAACGAATTCTTCTCCAACGAATCAAACTTCTGTGATACCTTCGTCGCCTAGCAAACACGGTATGCTGTCCTGTCAGCGATGCAGTGCTTTGTTCGCCAATCAAGATCAACTGAACACTCACCAACAGCTTTACTGCTTGTTTGGAAGTCCGATGTCCATGTTCCATCCACTTCCAACTCCTCCTCACTCTTCGGCGAATACAACTCTGCAATCACCGAGACAAACTCCACCTCCGATGCCTTTAACGCCGTTCAGTGATGAGCCCCTGACTAGGATAATCCAGGCCAAAAAATCCTCTCACATGTATAAACATTTATTGGAAAGTTTTGGTTTTGACCTAGTAATGCAATTTAATGAAAATCatcaaagaagacaaaagaaagaaaaagaagaaaacgaaAAGCTTCTTGCTGAACTAAATGCTGCAAATGCCGCAAATGCGGAGCAAGAAGCTGAGGTCAAAGTCGAAGAGGATGTAAAAGAAGTAGATATGCCCTCAGAGACAAAAATTGACGATGACGTAAAACAGGAAAACGACCCCTCAACCGTGACAAACTTACCAGAAGTCTCAAAATCAACTTGTCAACACTGTGACAAAGAGTTTTCTAGCGTTTGGGTACTGAAAGCACATTGTGAGGAGGTGCACAAAGATTTAGTGCCACTGGACTTTCTCGAGAAGTACGcacttcaaattaaaaatgaatacgAGAAAAAAGTAGTTCCAACCACAAGCACACCACCCTCAACAACTACTACTTCAAGCGTAATGAATACACCAAGCACCATCTCCTCTGGTGCAGTGACGACCTCCAGCCCCGACATCACCCCTGAAAAAGACCTCGATGACAGCAAAGAGGAGCTGCAGGCAAAGTTGACTCCAAAAGAATCGCAGCACAGTACATCTCAGTTGGAGAATCCTAATGCTCCAAGCACTCCAACAGCTCCTTCAACTCCAGCCTCAAGCACAGACTCCATACCTCCTAACATGAATGCATCCACTCCAAGTAGCCAGGGTGGACCGATGCCGATGAACATTGCTCAGCAGATGAACGAAATGCAAGCAGCATTAAACGCAATGGCCGCATCGCAGCTTCAGCAGCAGTTACAGCAGTTTAACCCAATGATGATGGGCATGGCCGGACTTGGTATGGGTCTTCCTCTGGGGCTGAACATGCCAGCACTCGCAGCAATGAACTTGCAACCACCCTTGGTGCCCATGATGATGCCTCCTCCTCCGTTTGAACCCATGGTTGGCGGTCAAAATCCTCTATTTTCACCTGCAACGGATGCCTCGTCCCTCATGGCTAAGCAACAGCAGCAACTGCTGCAACATCAGCAACAAGCCGCTCAAGCAACG gcTAATGCATCACAGCAAAAGAGGGCTCGTACGCGCATCACCGACGATcagctgaaaattctgagggCTCATTTTGATATTAATAACTCTCCGTCCGAAGAACAAATCCATGAAATGGCCGCGCAAAGTGGTCTGCCTCCTAAAGTAATTAAACACTGGTTCAGAAACACTCTTTTCAAAGAAAGACAGCGTAACAAGGACTCTCcttataatttcaataatccccCATCCACGACTTTAAACCTGGAAGAGTATGAAAAAACCGGAGAAGCTAAAGTCATGCCTCTCCCAAGTGCTGAAAAATTTACGAACGAGGAAACAAATCCTGTCAACAAAGTCGCTGATGCTCCCAAGGAGCAGTCCTCAGCCCGCTCATGCACTCCTAACCCGCCTACCTCCGCTTCGCAAGGTAAGAGAAAACAACAGCAATCACAGCAAATGccaaattcttcaaatttcttgCCACAGTCTCTGCAACAAGTGATCAAGAAGGAGCCAGCAGACATTAAAATTGAACCCGAAGATGATTTCCATAAATCTATGGATTTTCAGCATGGCAAAATGGTACCTCTCAATTTAGAATCTCTAGAAAAACATCAAAGTGAGGCTCAGTCCTTGTTTGATGCCAAATCTCCCTTGAATTTCCAGCAAAACTTCAGGGAACACCACAGAGACTCGCCTCCATTGTCGCCAAGCATGAGTGAGAGATTGAACATGAGTATGGCCTCCTCGGGTGGCAGATCCTCACCTGAGAACCTTACTCTTACTTCCATTATAAACTCTCAGTTGGGTCCAAATGCTATCACAACATCTCATGCTAACTCAACAACAATGACTGTCAGCTCAGCTAATAATATGTTGCCGCCAAAAATTGCTCCTTCGAATTTCACATCTCCCAATCAGTTGCAAACGTCGCCAAACCCTGGTGCAATGGTCCCTGCAGCGCGAAGTTTGAGCCCAGCAAGATCTTTGGGTTCAAATGACTGCTTCAATCCATCTCTCCTCTCTGGGGTTGGAGGTAACAGCAATGGTAGCAACTCCTCCAGTGGATCAACTGGAAAGCGAGCCAATCGAACACGTTTTACAGACTACCAAATTAAAGTATTgcaagaattttttgaaaataacgcATACCCAAAAGATGACGATTTAGAGTACCTTTCGAAGTTACTGACCTTGAGCCCGCGAGTCATCGTCGTCTGGTTCCAAAACGCACGTCAAAAAGCTCGGAAAGTTTATGAAAATCAGCCGCCTGTAGAGTTGTCGCCAGGTCTGGACGAAACAGGTGCAGGGCGATTCCAGCGAACGCCCGGTTTAAACTACCAGTGCAAGAAATGTTTATTAGTGTTCCAAAGGTACTACGAACTAATCAGGCATCAGAAGACGCATTGTTTCAAAGAGGAGGATGCAAAACGGTCGGCCCAGGCGCAAGCGGCAGCGGCACAAATTGCCGCCGTGCTGTCGTCGGAAGACTCGAACTCGAGTACAGTTGAGCAGAATCAGCAATCACAGCAATTAAGAGAAACGGCGACATCGAGCAATCCACCAACTCCGGCCGCACCGACCACTCCTACGCCCTCATTATCAATGTATCCTCCATCACCAGCTCCACCTAGCACTCCAACTCCTGAAAACAAAGATACCTCTTTCCAATGTGATAACTGTAATTTAGTGTTTCCGCGATTTGAATTATGGCGGGAGCATCAACTTGTACATATTATGAACCCTAATTTATTTCCCTCCTACCCTCCGGACAGTCCTTTTGGGATCTTGCAGCAACATGCTCAGAtgcagcagcagcaacaacaacaacagcaacagcagcagcaccaacaacagcaacaacagAATCAGCAGCAATCGCAACAGCATCAGTCACCATCACCTGCTCAGCAAAATCCCAACATGATGGTGCCAGGTTTCGATCAGTCTGTCAATCAGACCTCTCCTTCACCACATCCTTTTTTATCCATGTTGAATGCTAGCAAACGCAAGTTCGAGGAATACGATTTCATGTGCGATCGAGATGGTGAGCAGCCGAAAGATAAGAGACTGCGGACTACTATTCTTCCTGAGCAACTAGACTACCTTTACCAGAAGTACCAAGTTGAGTCGAACCCGTCcagaaaaatgcttgaaaatatCGCGAGAGAGGTGGGACTGAAAAAACGAGTGGTCCAAGTATGGTTCCAGAACACACGGGCCCGAGAGCGCAAAGGCCAATTTCGTGCGCACTCTCAAGTGATCAACAAGAGGTGTCCATTCTGCCCCGCgcttttcaaagtaaaatctgCTCTGGAGTCACATCTGACAACGAAGCACCCTGAGCAATGCGGAAGGGGTGAAATCAACATTGACTCATTGCCTGATGAGGAGTTGAGCGTGGACTCTGCACAGTCATTCCAAAACAACCAAATGAATGAGCTGTCCAGCAAATTCGAAGGTGCTCAGAACATGGTTCCACCTATGTTCCAGGGCGGAGCCGACAtggaaaacttcaagaaatattaCGAAGAGTCCGTGAAGAGGTACATTTCCGAGCTTCAGTCCCACCAACTTCAAAACGGAGGGCCTATCacagaaaatttaaggaaaggAGATGGCGAAACGACCGTGACTGGTGAGACGCCTTTGGATTTAAGCAAGCCGGTTGATTTGAGTCGGCCGTTGAAAATGTCATTCGACGAGCGGCACGGTGATAATGATATGAGTGACGATGACAGTATGTCCGAAACCACAGATTTCATGGACGGCGATGAGAGTAACCCGGTTTCCCCAGCGTCGAGTACGCAGAGCAACCAGATGAACAAATCTGGAACCGTCAACAACTCGAAAAGGTATCGAACTCAGATGACCAGTCTTCAGGTCAAAGTTATGAAGTCTTTATTTTCCGACTACAAAACTCCCACCATGTCCGAGTGCGAAATGTTGGGGAGGGAAATCGGACTCCCGAAGCGAGTTATCCAAGTTTGGTTCCAGAACGCTCGAGCCAAGGAGAAGAAATACAAGCTAGCCACCGGAAAAACTAACGAAGAGGAGGACGGCCAAAAGGCGGCGGAAGAGTGCAAATTTTGTCAGTTCAAATACTCGCACAAGTACTCGGTCCAAGACCATATTTTCACCAAAAAGCACATCGATATGGTGAAAGCCTACCTGGAGGCTCGACTTTCGCAAAAAGAGTTGAACTCGGGGCATGTAAGTGACGGAGAGTTCACGATCCCTCCGGCGCCTGATTCAGCTGTCAATCACAACAACAACAGCTCGTCACCAAACCAACAGCAGTTAGCCCAGTTGCAGATCCTTCAAATGTCACAAGCAATGGCTCTTGCA